In a genomic window of Sulfurisphaera tokodaii str. 7:
- a CDS encoding phosphoglycerate kinase, which yields MIKVADLNIPVIEDFDINGRKVLLRIDINSPVDRKTGKLLDDSRIKAHAETIRELLDKQNSVVIISHQGRPGDDDFISLEEHSKILSKYVGREIEFVDDVIGPYAREKISKLGKGEAILLENVRIVSEELIEAPPQQQSKTFLVRKLAPLVDFYINDAFATAHRSQPSLVGFPLVKPSAAGRIMEKEVSALSKIFNKEDSPKIFVLGGSKVSDTLKIIEHLAKNRVADRILTGGLVAELFAVAKGINLGKPNMQVLENKGLLSLIPRARKILLSGAPIEIPVDFTVEKPSGELSNDPENNVSGIIKDIGNTTIEIYSSFIKEGKVITLRGPMGVIEDERFRIGTKSLLKASIESPGYVIIGGGHMISMLDKDVEINPNKIHVSTGGGALLLFLAGDKLPALEALHMSWVMQSGKS from the coding sequence ATGATAAAAGTAGCTGATCTTAATATTCCTGTTATAGAAGATTTCGACATAAATGGGAGAAAAGTTTTACTAAGAATAGATATAAATTCACCCGTAGACCGAAAAACTGGAAAATTATTAGATGATTCCAGAATTAAAGCCCATGCTGAAACAATTAGAGAATTACTCGATAAGCAAAATTCTGTAGTAATAATTTCCCACCAAGGTAGACCAGGAGATGATGATTTTATTTCTTTAGAAGAACACTCTAAAATCCTATCTAAATATGTTGGTAGGGAAATTGAGTTCGTCGATGATGTTATAGGTCCTTATGCTAGAGAAAAAATATCTAAACTAGGTAAAGGGGAAGCCATCTTATTAGAGAATGTTAGAATCGTATCTGAAGAATTAATAGAGGCTCCTCCACAACAGCAATCTAAAACTTTTTTAGTAAGAAAATTAGCCCCATTAGTCGATTTTTACATTAACGATGCTTTCGCAACAGCACATAGAAGCCAACCAAGTCTAGTAGGATTTCCTTTAGTAAAACCTTCAGCTGCAGGAAGAATAATGGAGAAAGAAGTTTCTGCATTATCTAAGATCTTTAACAAGGAAGACTCTCCAAAAATATTTGTTTTGGGAGGAAGTAAGGTTAGTGATACATTAAAGATAATTGAACACCTAGCAAAAAATAGAGTTGCTGATAGAATATTAACTGGCGGTTTAGTAGCAGAACTATTTGCTGTTGCGAAAGGTATAAATTTAGGTAAGCCTAATATGCAAGTTTTAGAGAATAAGGGTCTTCTGAGCCTAATTCCGAGAGCTAGAAAAATCTTGCTATCTGGTGCACCTATAGAAATCCCTGTTGACTTTACAGTGGAAAAACCTAGTGGAGAATTAAGCAATGATCCGGAGAATAATGTGAGTGGTATTATAAAAGATATAGGGAATACTACCATTGAAATTTATTCCTCTTTTATTAAGGAAGGCAAAGTCATTACATTAAGAGGACCTATGGGAGTTATTGAAGATGAAAGATTCAGAATTGGTACTAAAAGCTTACTGAAAGCCTCTATTGAAAGCCCGGGATATGTAATTATTGGTGGCGGTCATATGATAAGTATGCTTGATAAAGACGTAGAAATAAATCCAAATAAAATTCATGTATCTACCGGAGGAGGAGCGTTGCTTTTATTTTTAGCCGGTGATAAGTTACCGGCATTAGAAGCTTTACATATGTCATGGGTGATGCAAAGTGGAAAAAGTTAA
- a CDS encoding DUF434 domain-containing protein, with the protein MSIQLNQQLIMAYEDYKYLLNRGYNRKPALDLVTARYNLSKKERLLLYRCTHSNKEIEEVKRKIVINPSEIAIDGYNIAITLLSAIYEDEIFLCDDGFYRDLGLGKRKNDPEILEALILVNEYLSHKDIKSIILLDSQISKSGELASKLRKLGINVEVVNKTDKILLLRKEVIVSNDFLILNKAERVYDLLGEIIGNIWNIKVFKIPPT; encoded by the coding sequence TTGTCAATACAATTAAATCAACAATTAATAATGGCATATGAGGACTATAAATACCTATTAAACAGAGGATATAATAGAAAGCCAGCCTTAGATTTAGTTACCGCTAGATACAACTTAAGTAAAAAGGAAAGGCTTTTATTATACAGATGCACTCATTCTAATAAAGAGATAGAAGAGGTAAAAAGAAAAATAGTTATTAACCCAAGTGAAATAGCAATTGACGGATATAATATAGCAATAACATTACTTTCTGCTATTTATGAAGATGAGATATTTTTATGCGATGACGGATTTTATAGGGATTTGGGATTAGGAAAAAGAAAAAATGACCCAGAAATACTTGAGGCACTTATTCTTGTTAATGAATACTTAAGTCATAAAGATATAAAATCTATAATTCTACTCGACTCTCAAATAAGTAAAAGTGGAGAATTAGCTTCTAAGCTTAGAAAACTAGGAATCAACGTCGAGGTTGTAAATAAAACAGATAAAATCCTATTACTTAGGAAAGAAGTAATAGTAAGTAATGATTTCTTGATTTTAAACAAAGCAGAAAGAGTATATGATCTTTTAGGAGAAATAATAGGTAACATATGGAATATTAAGGTTTTCAAAATACCCCCAACATAA
- the alaS gene encoding alanine--tRNA ligase, with protein sequence MVQVNENEYRLKFFLNNNYNRKICQVCQTPFWTKDKERNVCADIPCTDYYFFDLNIKSPPLTVREARQKFLKFFEKKGHTIIPPKPVLARWREDLYLTIASIVDFQPFVTSGIVPPPANPLVLSQPCIRLEDVDNVGVTFGRHLTTFEMAAHHAFNYPDKQIYWKDETVELSKEFFVEEIGIPEEELNYKESWWEGGGNAGPSFEVTVGGLELATLVFMQYEIKDGNYVPLKLKIVDTGYGVERIAWFTQKTPTAFHAIYGNLVYTFFNKIGAPLVDDELLKTAAILAGRIDPDKPETIKRHREEVAKKLGLDLKYVDQELTRAARVFQVLDHTKTIALMLADGLVPSNSGEGYLGRLLIRRALRVLRLLGSDIKLYELVKEQIEYWKEDFPQLLKNKDYILDVVNLEQERFNETLSKISLTASSLSRRKEISVDDLVKLYDSNGIPPDLLVEEIRKINPEIKVEVPYNFYGLVAKRHQTVPLKDTKKEKLPKDVIDLAENLPPTKKLYYEDQYKRSFTAKVVSVYKNYLVLDQTTFYPEGGGQIGDTGIIKDEKGNTYQVVDTQKVKDVIFHILDKEPSLKEGDEVYGEIDWQRRYRIMKHHTVTHVILSAARKVLGEHVWQAGAEKTPQKGRLDITHYKLPTEEEIKKIEDLANYIINDRRSVRPLIINRTEAEMKYGVSIYAGGVPEGADVRLIEIKDWDIEGCGGTHLSNTSEIGALKIINVEKIQDGVIRLEYVAGDVVAQYARQEEDKLKEISRQLSTSPEQIEVRLKRFLEEYKEKEELLNQYRKMMLQEIENISKKETVNGVTIYIINLFDEELRKEAMRKLTMNQKSIVVNISNKGNNNVVEIATSNDLRVDKIIEALRREGGKGGGKGTYGSITTQLNVDKIVNTIKSTINNGI encoded by the coding sequence ATGGTTCAAGTTAATGAAAATGAGTATCGTTTGAAATTCTTTTTAAATAATAATTATAACAGAAAGATTTGCCAAGTTTGTCAAACACCATTTTGGACTAAGGATAAAGAAAGAAACGTTTGTGCTGATATACCTTGCACAGATTACTACTTTTTTGATTTAAATATTAAGAGCCCACCATTAACTGTAAGAGAAGCAAGACAAAAATTCCTCAAATTCTTTGAGAAAAAAGGTCATACAATTATTCCACCAAAACCAGTATTAGCACGATGGAGAGAGGATTTATATCTTACAATAGCGAGTATAGTTGATTTTCAACCTTTTGTAACTAGCGGAATAGTACCACCACCAGCAAACCCACTTGTTCTCTCCCAGCCCTGTATTAGATTGGAAGATGTAGATAATGTAGGAGTTACTTTTGGAAGACATTTAACAACATTTGAAATGGCTGCCCATCATGCGTTTAATTATCCAGATAAGCAAATATACTGGAAAGATGAAACAGTTGAATTGTCAAAGGAGTTCTTTGTAGAAGAAATAGGTATACCAGAAGAGGAATTAAATTATAAGGAATCTTGGTGGGAAGGAGGAGGAAATGCAGGTCCGTCATTTGAAGTAACTGTAGGAGGATTAGAATTAGCAACACTAGTATTTATGCAATATGAGATAAAAGATGGTAACTACGTACCTTTAAAATTAAAAATAGTTGATACAGGTTATGGAGTAGAAAGAATAGCATGGTTTACCCAAAAGACTCCCACAGCATTCCATGCAATTTACGGTAATTTAGTGTATACTTTCTTTAATAAGATAGGAGCTCCTCTAGTAGATGACGAATTACTAAAAACAGCAGCAATACTTGCTGGTAGAATAGACCCAGATAAACCAGAAACAATTAAAAGGCACAGAGAAGAAGTAGCAAAGAAACTTGGATTAGATTTAAAATATGTAGATCAAGAACTAACAAGAGCTGCTAGAGTATTCCAAGTATTGGATCATACTAAAACTATAGCGTTAATGCTTGCCGATGGTCTCGTTCCATCAAACTCTGGAGAAGGATACTTAGGAAGATTATTGATTAGAAGAGCATTAAGAGTACTAAGATTATTAGGAAGTGATATAAAACTTTATGAATTGGTTAAAGAACAAATAGAATATTGGAAGGAAGATTTTCCACAGTTGTTAAAGAATAAAGACTATATCCTTGATGTAGTTAATTTAGAGCAAGAAAGATTTAACGAAACATTATCAAAAATATCACTTACAGCTTCTTCTTTATCTAGAAGAAAAGAAATCTCCGTGGATGATTTAGTAAAACTTTATGATTCAAATGGTATTCCCCCAGATTTACTAGTTGAAGAAATAAGAAAGATAAATCCAGAAATAAAAGTTGAAGTACCTTACAATTTCTATGGCTTAGTAGCAAAAAGACATCAAACCGTACCATTAAAAGATACTAAAAAAGAGAAATTACCTAAAGATGTTATTGATTTGGCAGAAAACTTACCCCCTACCAAAAAATTATATTATGAAGATCAATATAAAAGATCATTTACAGCTAAAGTAGTTAGTGTATATAAAAACTACCTTGTACTCGATCAAACTACATTCTATCCAGAAGGAGGAGGACAAATAGGAGATACGGGGATAATTAAAGATGAAAAAGGAAATACTTACCAAGTAGTTGATACACAAAAAGTAAAAGATGTTATATTCCATATACTTGATAAGGAGCCGTCTCTAAAAGAAGGAGATGAAGTCTATGGAGAAATAGATTGGCAAAGGAGATATAGAATAATGAAACACCATACAGTAACTCACGTAATTCTTTCTGCAGCCAGAAAAGTACTAGGAGAACATGTATGGCAAGCGGGAGCAGAAAAAACACCGCAAAAAGGAAGATTAGATATAACACACTATAAATTACCCACTGAAGAAGAGATCAAGAAAATAGAAGACTTAGCTAACTATATAATAAATGATAGGAGGTCTGTAAGACCTCTAATAATAAACAGAACTGAGGCAGAAATGAAATATGGCGTTTCAATTTATGCTGGTGGAGTTCCTGAAGGAGCTGATGTAAGACTAATTGAAATAAAGGATTGGGATATTGAAGGATGCGGAGGAACCCATTTATCTAATACTTCAGAAATAGGAGCTTTAAAGATAATTAACGTGGAGAAGATCCAAGATGGCGTAATAAGACTAGAATATGTTGCCGGAGATGTTGTGGCTCAATATGCTAGACAAGAAGAAGATAAATTAAAAGAAATTTCCAGACAACTTTCTACTTCACCAGAACAAATAGAAGTAAGACTAAAGAGATTCCTAGAGGAATACAAGGAAAAAGAAGAATTATTGAATCAATACAGGAAAATGATGCTACAAGAAATAGAGAATATAAGCAAAAAAGAGACTGTAAATGGCGTTACAATTTATATAATTAATCTGTTTGATGAAGAATTAAGAAAAGAAGCAATGAGAAAATTAACAATGAATCAAAAAAGTATAGTTGTAAATATATCTAATAAAGGAAATAATAACGTGGTTGAAATAGCTACATCTAATGACCTAAGAGTCGATAAAATTATCGAAGCTTTAAGAAGAGAAGGAGGAAAAGGAGGAGGAAAAGGGACATATGGAAGTATAACAACACAACTAAATGTTGATAAAATTGTCAATACAATTAAATCAACAATTAATAATGGCATATGA
- the rpl12p gene encoding 50S ribosomal protein P1 produces the protein MEYIYASLLLHSAKKEINEENLKNVLTAAGITVDEVRLKAVVAALKEVNIDEVLKNATAMPVAVAAAPAAAPAQQAEKKEEKKEEEEKKGPSEEEIGGGLASLFG, from the coding sequence ATGGAATATATATATGCTAGTTTACTCTTACACTCAGCCAAAAAAGAAATAAACGAAGAAAACCTAAAAAATGTATTAACAGCTGCAGGTATAACAGTAGATGAGGTAAGACTAAAGGCTGTAGTCGCAGCATTAAAAGAAGTAAATATAGATGAGGTATTAAAGAATGCTACTGCAATGCCAGTAGCAGTAGCTGCAGCACCAGCAGCGGCACCAGCTCAACAAGCTGAGAAGAAAGAGGAGAAGAAAGAAGAGGAAGAAAAGAAAGGACCAAGCGAAGAAGAAATAGGTGGAGGACTAGCTTCCCTCTTTGGTTAA
- a CDS encoding 50S ribosomal protein L10: protein MAVITQERKIAKWKIEEVKELEQKLREYHTIIIANIEGFPADKLHDIRKKMRGMAEIKVTKNTLFGIAAKNAGLDVSKLEPYLTGPNAFIFTNKNPFEIQLFLSKFKLKRYAMPGDKADEEVVIPAGDTGMPAGPALSIFGKLKIKTKVQDGKIHVTQDTVIAKPGDPIPPDAIPILQKLGIMPVHIKLNIKVAYDNGLIIPGNQLSINLDDYKTDIMKAYQSAFGLAVEIAYPIPDVLKVSAEKAARNALSLAAEIGFITPETVQAVFSRAISKAYALASAISGKVDLGIQVPQTQQAPAQQAEKKEEKKEEEEKKGPSEEEIGGGLSSLFGG from the coding sequence ATGGCAGTTATAACGCAAGAAAGAAAAATAGCGAAATGGAAAATTGAAGAAGTAAAGGAACTTGAACAAAAACTAAGGGAATACCATACAATAATAATTGCAAATATTGAAGGATTCCCAGCTGATAAATTGCACGATATTAGGAAAAAAATGAGAGGAATGGCAGAAATTAAAGTTACAAAGAATACATTATTTGGAATAGCCGCGAAAAATGCTGGTTTAGATGTATCCAAATTAGAACCTTATTTAACTGGTCCTAACGCTTTTATATTCACGAATAAAAACCCATTTGAAATTCAATTATTCCTTTCAAAGTTTAAACTAAAAAGGTACGCAATGCCTGGTGACAAAGCTGATGAAGAAGTAGTTATTCCCGCTGGAGATACTGGAATGCCTGCAGGTCCAGCATTAAGCATATTTGGAAAATTAAAAATAAAGACTAAAGTTCAAGATGGGAAAATTCATGTCACACAAGATACTGTAATAGCTAAACCAGGAGATCCAATTCCTCCAGATGCTATACCAATATTACAAAAACTAGGAATAATGCCTGTTCATATAAAACTTAATATAAAAGTAGCTTATGATAATGGTCTAATTATACCAGGGAATCAACTATCTATCAACTTAGATGATTATAAGACAGATATAATGAAAGCTTATCAATCAGCATTCGGATTAGCAGTAGAAATAGCATATCCAATACCAGATGTTCTAAAAGTCTCAGCAGAAAAAGCTGCAAGAAATGCTTTATCATTAGCTGCGGAAATTGGATTTATAACACCAGAGACTGTGCAAGCTGTATTCTCTAGAGCTATATCAAAAGCTTATGCACTAGCAAGTGCAATAAGCGGAAAAGTAGATTTAGGAATTCAAGTGCCGCAAACCCAACAAGCACCAGCTCAACAAGCTGAGAAGAAAGAGGAGAAGAAAGAAGAGGAAGAAAAGAAAGGACCAAGCGAAGAAGAAATAGGTGGAGGACTATCCTCATTATTCGGAGGATGA
- a CDS encoding 50S ribosomal protein L1, producing the protein MLASKDSLVEALKVALNPENNPKRNFTQSVELIVTFKGIDMKKGELKLREIVPLPKEPSKPRKVLVIPAFQQIESAKKAEPNVLLTKEELQKLQGQKRAIKKLARQNDWFLVAQDSMALVGRILGPALGPRGKFPTPLPNAADITEYILRFKRSTLVKTKDQPHVQVFIGTEDMKPEDLAENALAVLNTIENKAKVEANLRAIYVKTTMGKIVKVELKK; encoded by the coding sequence ATGTTAGCCAGTAAGGATAGTTTAGTAGAAGCTCTTAAAGTTGCTCTTAATCCAGAAAATAACCCTAAAAGGAATTTTACACAAAGTGTTGAACTCATAGTTACATTTAAAGGAATTGATATGAAAAAAGGTGAGTTAAAACTTAGAGAAATCGTACCATTACCAAAAGAACCTTCAAAACCAAGAAAAGTTTTAGTAATACCAGCTTTTCAACAAATAGAATCTGCAAAAAAAGCAGAACCAAACGTATTGCTTACAAAAGAAGAATTGCAGAAACTTCAAGGACAAAAAAGAGCTATTAAAAAACTGGCAAGACAGAATGATTGGTTCCTTGTAGCACAAGATTCTATGGCTTTAGTAGGTAGAATTTTAGGTCCTGCATTGGGTCCGAGAGGAAAATTCCCTACACCACTACCAAATGCCGCAGATATTACAGAGTATATTCTTAGATTCAAAAGATCAACGCTAGTAAAAACAAAAGATCAACCACATGTCCAAGTGTTTATAGGTACAGAGGATATGAAACCAGAAGATTTAGCCGAAAATGCATTAGCTGTACTTAATACAATAGAAAACAAAGCAAAAGTTGAGGCAAACTTAAGAGCTATATATGTAAAAACTACAATGGGTAAAATAGTTAAAGTAGAATTAAAGAAGTGA
- a CDS encoding 50S ribosomal protein L11 translates to MPTKSIKIVVEGGNVKPGPPLAPTLSQLGLNVGEVVKKINDATSQFKGMSVPVTLEVDTDTKKYEIKVGIPTTTSLLLKFANASEPSGDPAHKKVGDIKFEDIIQVAIMKKPQITAKTLKAAVKSILGTAHSIGLTVDKKSPKELVKAVDEGKYDDLLAKYEQKWNEAEG, encoded by the coding sequence ATGCCTACAAAATCAATTAAAATCGTGGTTGAAGGAGGAAATGTAAAACCAGGTCCACCATTAGCTCCTACACTGTCACAATTAGGACTTAATGTAGGAGAAGTAGTAAAAAAGATAAATGATGCAACTTCTCAATTTAAAGGAATGTCAGTACCAGTAACATTAGAAGTAGATACTGATACAAAGAAATACGAAATAAAGGTAGGAATACCAACTACTACTTCATTATTGTTAAAATTTGCAAATGCAAGTGAACCCTCTGGAGATCCAGCACACAAAAAAGTAGGCGATATAAAATTTGAGGATATAATCCAGGTAGCGATAATGAAAAAGCCCCAAATAACAGCAAAAACATTAAAAGCCGCAGTAAAATCAATCTTAGGTACAGCTCATTCTATAGGTTTAACAGTAGATAAGAAAAGCCCTAAAGAATTAGTTAAAGCCGTAGATGAAGGAAAATATGATGATTTATTAGCCAAATATGAACAAAAATGGAATGAAGCAGAAGGGTGA
- a CDS encoding transcription elongation factor Spt5 → MERPRFSNYYAVRVTGGQEINVALMIEERIKTNNIKEVYSIIVPPNVKGYVILEATGPHVVKLVSQGIRHVRGFAQGLVQKDDIIKFISKTTIAPAYKVGDMVEVTSGPFRGMQAQVVRIDSAKNEVVLNILESSFPLQVTVPIDQVKPVKK, encoded by the coding sequence ATGGAAAGGCCTAGATTCTCCAACTATTATGCTGTTAGAGTAACTGGAGGGCAAGAGATAAATGTTGCATTAATGATTGAAGAAAGAATAAAGACAAATAATATAAAAGAAGTATATTCTATAATAGTACCACCTAATGTAAAAGGCTATGTGATTTTAGAAGCTACTGGACCCCACGTGGTTAAGCTTGTATCGCAAGGTATAAGACATGTCAGAGGATTTGCACAAGGTCTTGTACAAAAAGATGATATAATTAAATTCATTTCTAAAACCACAATTGCCCCAGCATATAAAGTAGGTGATATGGTAGAAGTTACTTCTGGACCCTTTAGAGGTATGCAAGCTCAAGTAGTTAGAATAGATAGTGCCAAAAATGAAGTAGTTTTAAATATTTTAGAATCATCTTTCCCCTTACAAGTTACAGTTCCAATAGATCAAGTCAAACCTGTGAAAAAATAG
- a CDS encoding protein translocase SEC61 complex subunit gamma, translated as MSLSQRLKNLREDWKRIISVAKKPEKDTLNQSIKLTLLVMAIVGIIAYIIQLTVALLLH; from the coding sequence ATGAGTCTTTCACAAAGGTTAAAGAATTTAAGAGAAGATTGGAAAAGAATAATTTCCGTAGCTAAGAAACCTGAAAAAGACACATTAAATCAAAGTATTAAGCTTACCTTACTTGTTATGGCAATTGTAGGAATAATTGCTTATATTATTCAATTGACAGTAGCCCTATTACTACACTAG
- the ftsY gene encoding signal recognition particle-docking protein FtsY has product MVEKEEKKNIITTEEKKSRFSFFDFIKYKTIKEEDIQDILEELRYQLLESDVSYEVTEKILDDLKNAIIGKKVTRSEDLEELVTNSLKKSIEEILTKNQRIDLIEEIRKRNKKPYVIVFFGVNGVGKTTTIAKVAYLLKKNKISCIISASDTFRAAAQEQLAYHASKLEIPIVKGKYGADPASVAFDAINSAKSRNIDVVLIDTAGRMHIDEDLVSELKRIVKIAKPDLRILVLDSLAGNDALEQAKYFENNVGYDAVILTKVDADAKGGVILSLAYELNKPVIYLGVGQDYDSLIPFDAEWFIKRLFSS; this is encoded by the coding sequence ATAGTAGAAAAAGAAGAGAAAAAAAATATAATTACCACAGAAGAAAAAAAATCTAGGTTTTCATTTTTTGATTTTATTAAATATAAAACTATTAAAGAAGAGGATATCCAGGATATATTAGAGGAACTTAGATACCAACTACTAGAATCTGATGTTTCGTATGAGGTTACTGAAAAAATATTAGATGATTTGAAGAATGCAATAATTGGGAAAAAAGTCACTAGAAGTGAAGATTTAGAGGAGCTAGTTACTAATTCATTAAAAAAATCAATAGAAGAAATATTAACAAAAAACCAGAGAATAGATCTAATAGAAGAAATAAGAAAAAGAAATAAGAAACCATATGTAATTGTTTTCTTTGGAGTAAACGGAGTAGGAAAAACAACTACAATAGCAAAAGTAGCATATTTATTAAAGAAAAATAAAATTTCGTGTATAATCTCAGCCTCTGATACATTTAGAGCCGCAGCTCAGGAGCAACTTGCATATCACGCAAGCAAGTTAGAAATTCCAATAGTAAAAGGAAAATATGGTGCTGATCCTGCATCTGTAGCTTTTGATGCTATTAATTCTGCAAAAAGTAGAAATATTGATGTAGTACTAATCGATACTGCGGGGAGAATGCATATTGATGAAGATCTAGTATCTGAGTTAAAAAGAATTGTAAAAATAGCAAAACCAGATTTACGAATTTTAGTTCTAGATTCATTAGCTGGGAATGACGCATTAGAACAAGCAAAATATTTTGAGAATAATGTAGGTTATGATGCCGTAATATTAACTAAAGTAGATGCAGATGCTAAAGGGGGTGTGATTCTATCCCTAGCATATGAATTAAATAAGCCAGTAATATATTTAGGAGTCGGACAAGATTATGACAGTCTAATACCGTTTGATGCTGAATGGTTTATAAAAAGGCTTTTTAGTAGTTAA
- the pfdA gene encoding prefoldin subunit alpha, translated as MSNEENQQKVVVSLEDLLAQADALKKYIDYLQKTYAELQDNIMSIDSSLQALKELQNSQELLMVGDKRGNVIFKVQGIDKAKVLVHLGLEYYAEVDPDFATKVLNDKKSELSNVLSNVEKELAKSLEAYKEIADILNQAQQQLQAQQNKGG; from the coding sequence ATGAGTAATGAAGAAAATCAGCAAAAAGTAGTTGTCTCTTTAGAGGATTTATTAGCACAAGCAGATGCATTAAAAAAGTATATTGATTATTTACAGAAAACTTATGCTGAACTACAAGATAATATAATGTCAATAGACTCCTCATTACAAGCATTAAAAGAATTACAAAATAGTCAAGAGCTCTTAATGGTAGGGGACAAAAGAGGAAACGTAATATTCAAGGTTCAAGGTATAGATAAGGCAAAAGTTTTAGTTCACTTAGGTCTAGAATATTATGCAGAAGTAGACCCAGATTTTGCAACTAAAGTATTAAATGATAAAAAAAGTGAATTATCAAACGTTTTAAGTAACGTAGAAAAAGAATTAGCTAAATCTTTAGAAGCCTATAAAGAAATAGCTGACATACTTAATCAAGCACAACAACAATTGCAAGCTCAACAAAATAAAGGTGGATAA
- the rpl18a gene encoding 50S ribosomal protein L18Ae codes for MSEIKTYVIRAIVTFNASHYPMKQKVVKYVRALNEKQALEYLYSYLGSKNKVKRYNIKIEEIKEIPVEEAKDKTVRDLAKLNKIIM; via the coding sequence ATGAGTGAGATAAAAACTTACGTCATAAGAGCAATAGTAACATTTAATGCTTCACATTATCCAATGAAACAAAAAGTAGTTAAGTATGTAAGAGCATTAAATGAAAAACAAGCATTAGAGTACTTGTATTCATATTTAGGAAGCAAGAACAAAGTAAAGAGATATAATATAAAGATAGAGGAAATAAAAGAGATACCAGTAGAAGAAGCAAAAGATAAAACAGTAAGAGATTTAGCAAAGTTAAATAAAATAATAATGTGA
- a CDS encoding translation initiation factor IF-6: MIIDKLTIFGTDNIGIYIFTNDKYTIVPKNLDVETIQKIQETFKTEIIQTTIAKSFLIGIFVAGNNNVILLPRNVDDEEVKKIKDIARDVRVEILDIRPTALGNIILTNSYGALIYPELSSIEFKKIKESLQIDNIEKGSIANIITVGSVGVITDKAGLVHIDTTEEELDKLSKLFRVKIDTGTVNFGSAFIHSGLIANRNGVLVGSATTGPEILRIQRAFSD, from the coding sequence ATGATCATAGATAAGTTAACTATTTTTGGAACCGATAACATAGGGATATATATCTTTACTAATGATAAATATACTATAGTTCCTAAAAATTTGGATGTTGAAACAATCCAAAAAATCCAAGAAACTTTCAAAACAGAAATAATACAGACAACTATTGCTAAAAGCTTCCTTATAGGAATTTTTGTAGCTGGCAACAATAATGTTATATTATTACCCAGAAATGTTGATGATGAAGAAGTAAAGAAGATAAAAGATATAGCTAGAGATGTTAGAGTAGAAATTTTAGATATAAGACCAACTGCTTTAGGAAACATAATTCTCACTAATTCTTATGGGGCTTTAATTTATCCAGAGTTAAGTAGCATCGAATTTAAAAAAATAAAGGAAAGTCTACAGATTGATAATATAGAAAAAGGAAGCATAGCTAATATTATAACTGTAGGTTCTGTAGGAGTTATAACTGATAAAGCTGGTTTAGTTCACATAGATACAACAGAAGAAGAACTCGATAAATTAAGTAAATTATTTAGAGTAAAAATAGATACTGGTACTGTTAATTTTGGCAGTGCTTTTATCCATAGTGGTTTAATAGCAAATAGGAATGGAGTTCTAGTAGGTTCAGCAACAACAGGACCAGAGATTTTAAGAATCCAAAGAGCTTTTAGTGATTGA
- a CDS encoding 50S ribosomal protein L31e → MKEKDNFEMVINFKRAFMGRRNQRTKRAIKMIRNIVQRHFGAEKVIIDPLLAKSITYNGRDKIVRKVRVAVKKIGEKTYLVRLALKSE, encoded by the coding sequence ATGAAGGAGAAGGATAATTTCGAAATGGTAATCAATTTCAAGAGAGCTTTCATGGGAAGAAGAAATCAAAGAACCAAAAGAGCAATCAAAATGATAAGAAATATAGTACAAAGACATTTTGGAGCCGAGAAAGTAATAATTGACCCTCTATTAGCTAAGAGTATAACATATAACGGAAGAGACAAAATAGTAAGAAAAGTAAGAGTAGCAGTAAAAAAGATAGGAGAAAAAACATATTTAGTCAGACTTGCATTAAAGAGTGAATGA